A portion of the Phyllopteryx taeniolatus isolate TA_2022b chromosome 15, UOR_Ptae_1.2, whole genome shotgun sequence genome contains these proteins:
- the slc27a4 gene encoding long-chain fatty acid transport protein 4, giving the protein MLRFACCTALLFVLRLLTSLPWFQVLPAILIFYLGSGGWRFLRIFVKTIGRDLHAAAVLLQVKMNVKRHLREKNTIPTIFAETVGRHANKTALIFEGTGETWTFRQLDEYSNQVGNLLLQRGFKEGDVVAIFMENRSQYVGLWLGMAKIGVEAALINFNLRLEALVHCVTISNAKAVVFGSELIDAVSEVHISMGKTVQMFCSGDWDPKRVPQGTECLEPLLAAAPSHLPSRPQRCFTDRLFYIYTSGTTGMPKAAIVVHSRYYRMAALVYYGFRMTPDDILYDCLPLYHSAGNIVGVGQCIIHGMSVVLKKKFSASRFWDDCAKYNCTIVQYIGEICRYLLNQPVRDMEKQHCVRMALGNGLRQSIWEEFMTRYNIPQIAEFYGATECNCSLGNFDNKVGACGFNSQILPFIYPIRLVRVDEETMELIRGPDGVCIPCKPGEPGQLVGRIMQNDPLRRFDGYVNQSATSKKIDHSVFKKGDSAYLSGDVLIMDECGHMYFKDRTGDTFRWKGENVSTTEVEGTLSRLLDMKDVVVYGVEVPGAEGKAGMAAIADPNHSSDLDKFVKDLDKALPPYARPIFLRFLPEVSKTGTFKFQKTELRRDGFDPRVVSDRLFFLDSSRGRYVHLDEELYRSILSGKHKL; this is encoded by the exons cgcGGCAGCAGTGCTGTTGCAGGTCAAGATGAACGTCAAACGCCACCTCCGGGAGAAGAACACTATTCCCACCATCTTCGCTGAGACTGTGGGGCGTCACGCAAACAAAACGGCGCTGATCTTCGAAGGCACCGGTGAAACGTGGACCTTCCGACAGTTAGACGAGTACTCCAACCAAGTGGGCAACCTGCTGCTTCAGCGTGGCTTTAAA GAGGGCGATGTGGTGGCCATTTTCATGGAGAACAGGTCCCAGTACGTGGGTCTCTGGCTTGGCATGGCCAAGATTGGAGTGGAGGCCGCTCTCATCAACTTCAATTTGAGACTAGAGGCCTTGGTGCACTGCGTAACCATTTCCAACGCCAAAGCGGTAGTGTTTGGATCCGAATTGATTGATG CTGTGTCCGAGGTccacatttcaatggggaagacggtgcagatgttttgttcTGGAGACTGGGACCCCAAACGGGTACCGCAGGGTACCGAGTGCCTCGAGCCGCTGCTtgccgctgctccttcgcacCTGCCCAGTCGACCACAACGCTGCTTCACGG ATCGCCTCTTCTACATTTACACGTCAGGAACCACCGGGATGCCGAAAGCTGCCATTGTTGTGCACAGCAG GTATTACCGCATGGCCGCTCTAGTCTATTACGGTTTCAGGATGACACCAGATGACATCTTGTATGACTGCCTTCCACTCTACCACTCTGCAG GTAACAttgtgggagtgggccagtgtATAATCCATGGCATGAGTGTCGTCCTCAAAAAGAAGTTCTCTGCCTCCCGTTTCTGGGACGACTGCGCCAAGTACAACTGCACC ATTGTGCAGTACATCGGTGAGATTTGCCGCTACCTGCTCAACCAGCCAGTTCGGGACATGGAGAAACAGCATTGTGTGCGCATGGCGCTAGGTAACGGCCTACGTCAGTCCATATGGGAGGAATTCATGACGCGCTACAACATTCCACAGATAGCAGAATTCTACGGAGCAACTGAGTGCAACTGCAGCTTAGGAAACTTTGACAACAAG GTGGGAGCGTGCGGCTTCAACAGTCAGATTCTACCTTTCATCTACCCCATCCGACTAGTGAGGGTAGATGAAGAGACCATGGAGCTCATCCGAGGGCCCGACGGCGTCTGCATTCCCTGTAAACCCG GCGAGCCTGGTCAGCTGGTAGGCAGGATCATGCAGAATGACCCTCTACGCAGATTTGATGGCTATGTCAACCAATCGGCAACCAGCAAGAAGATCGATCATAGTGTGTTTAAAAAGGGAGACAGTGCTTATCTTTCTG GTGATGTGTTAATCATGGATGAGTGCGGCCACATGTACTTCAAGGATAGGACAGGAGACACCTTCCGCTGGAAAGGAGAGAACGTCTCGACCACTGAGGTGGAAGGGACCCTCAGCAGGCTGCTCGACATGAAAGACGTCGTGGTCTACGGGGTGGAAGTACCCG GCGCAGAAGGGAAGGCAGGGATGGCCGCCATCGCTGATCCTAATCATTCCTCTGACCTGGACAAGTTTGTGAAGGATCTGGACAAGGCTCTTCCTCCATACGCCAGGCCGATCTTCCTCCGCTTTCTACCAGAAGTCAGCAAGACTG GAACGTTTAAATTCCAGAAGACGGAGCTTCGTCGAGATGGCTTTGACCCCCGAGTGGTGTCGGACAGACTGTTCTTCCTTGATTCCAGTAGAGGGCGCTACGTGCATCTGGACGAGGAGCTGTACCGCTCCATACTTTCAGGGAAACATAAATTGTGA